GAGATTCCTGCTTGCTCTTCCACAGGTTCACCGTATCCGAAGCTCAGGCCCATGCAGCCCAGCCCCAGTGCGGATACCTCCAGGTTACTCTTTCCCAGTTTTTGCTTCTGCATTGTGATTTCCTTTGGATGTTTTGGTGAATTTGTTTGTTATGTAGCTCACGTAGCAGTTCAGCCGAGAATATTAGCGGCTTCTTTAGTGACAAGAATGAAAGTGTCGTTGAGTGACTTTGTGAGTTTTTCGAAATCACTACGGTTGAGCAGGGGATAAAGAAAAAGCTTAAATCCCGTCAACAGTTGTCTTCACAACGTTTAACGAAATTTAAGCTTTTTGAAAGAGTCGGGACGACAGGATTTGAACCTGCGACCTCTACACCCCCAGTGTAGCGCCCGATTAGGTAACTAATGTAAACCCTAACAATTAAAGTGTTTACATCCTCAATCCGCAGATTTGTTACAGCCCTCAATGTCAATTTTTCAGATTCTATAAATTTGTCATAAAGAATTATTACCGTTCCGCTTATCACTGTTCGGTGTTCTACTTGAATGACTGGAAATCTGTAAAGCAGGCATCTACGGATTACAGGCAGCGGATGGAGTCGCACAGAATTGCGATTGCTGCCAGATGATTGAGAGAGTTGTTTCACTAAGGGTTGCTCTTGATGAGAACTTTTGCCCACCCCGTATTGTCAGGGAAAGCACCTACAACAGGTATGTCTACGACTGCAACCGCTGGGAGAAATTTACAGATGACCCTGATGTTCGCAGAATTAACACCGACATGATTCTGAGTTTCCGGAAGAAACTGATTGATGATAATCTATCGATTAACACGATCGTTCCGAATCTGAAAACGATCTACTATGTGCTTGTTTCCTGCCAGAAAGCCGGATTGATTAAAGATGTTCCTGACTTCGGTGTGCCGCTCGAAGAGGAGCCTCCTACTCCCGATCCAGTACCGTTCGATGATCTAGCGAGATTCCTGGAACACACTCACGTTGCAAAGTGGCCACTGGATCCAGAATACTGGAATCGATATGTCGGATTCGCATACCTCACTGGTCTCAGGCGCGATGACCTGAAAGCGATCGAGAGAAAGCACTGCAACGAGCACAGAATCAAGTACAAGGCCAGTAAGACCAAAAAGACGCACGTTTACCCAATGCCAGTCTGGTTGTGGCGTATGGTCAAACCTCAGGCTGCAGGAAGGCTTTTCACGGTCTCTCCGAAAAGAATCTATCGGGAAATGCGCCGGATCTGCAATGCTGCAGGAATCGAGTATTTCACGCCGAAAAACATCCGCGTGCTTTCCTGCAACGAATGGGAATCGGCCCGGGAGAATTGCGGGGCCGTCATCCAGGGCGGTGCTATCAAAGGCTGGTCAAAAGCAACAGGCAATTATATGACTACGCACGGACTGCTGTTTAAAGGGGTTCACAAACTCAGGATTCCCAGTCCTTTTCTGACAGAAGAGGAACGCAATAAAGAAGTTAATGACAGGCAGCGTTGGCACCAAATGTTTGAGAAGCTTCCCACACAGATGCGCGAGCATATCCTGGGACTGGGGGAGAATATGATTCAAGGAAGCTGATTAATTAAAGACGCCCGACACGAATTCTACAGGTACAATACAGTATTTTCCTGAATGCGGTCCGTCGATGATTCTGACGCCACAAGTCAGGAACCCAGGATCGATCATTCTTACCTTTGTACCAATCGGGGTAGCAATTATCTTCCCCTGTAAAACCATTTGTGATAGGCCTATATCATCCTTCGCAATTGCCAGCTTCATCATCCTGCTGTGTGATTTAGAATCTACTGCAAGATAACCAGACCCACCGCTAATCATTGTGATATCGCCGGTTCTTGGAGATTTTCTCTTTCTAGTGACTGCCTGCTTCTTTTCATCCTGAACGGGCGCACCACTCGCAACCTTAGGCGTCAGGGCCACCTTCTGTTCCAGTTCTTTATTTCTACCCCTCAGTTCCTCAATCTCCTTTTCCAGCCTCTCCGACCTGGACTTCAGTGCCGCATCGGGATTAGCCAGATTCATCAACACTGCCACCAGAATGAGAAACGCGAACCCGCCACCCCCGATGATCAGGGTCAGCTTTGCGATCCTGCCCACCTTTTCCACCCCCGTCTTGGCAGCGTCTTTGATCCGTGAATCAATAATCCTCTTGTTTACAGGTTCTTCTTCAAGAAAGTCCTCAGGCTCCAGCAGTAGATCATGCCGTAGCGGTTCAACCTGGTCTGGCATTGGCACCGTCAAATTCGCTTTACATCGCGGGCACTTGCTCCGAATCCCGGCAGCGTTTATCTGGGCTTTGATACGGTGCTCACAATGAGGACATTGAAATTCGATCATGGTCCGTTTCTCCAGTGGTGAATGATGTACACGTCAGACACCAGCGTAAATCGGACAGCCTGCGATTGCAAGCAAAAGACATTTCTCTAAACATCATCCCATCATGATGTCTGTATTAATGCCTGATTAATGAATGATTAGTAGGTCATTGTGTCCTTAGTTCGGGTCAATATGTCCTTACTTCAGGTCATTGTGTCCTAACTGAACGGGGGAATACACTTTGGTGTTGAGACGCGTTTGCACTTATTTGTATACGTAGGACACGGCTTGCGAAAACTTTTTTCTGATATTTTTAAGTGATATCATTTATTGATATTTACAATCTGATATCATGCCGATATTATAATACACATACAAGTTACTAACACTCTTCACTGAAAGGAACGACATGAAAGAAATCAGCACTTACCTGCCTCTCGATTACAACGACAAGACTCCTGTTGAGTCTCACATTATCAAGGGAATCATCCGAGACCTGACCATCAAATTCGGTGGTTGCTCAGTTGGTTCACAAGGAATGGGGTACTGGCAAGACCCAAAAGACGGCGTGATTTACGATGACAGAAACGTCATGGTCACCATCGCTGTTTCTGAAGATCAGATCGACGAAGCAAAGTCTCTGATTACTCAGATCGGCAAGCAGCTCGGACAAGAGGCCATGTACTTCAAGGTGACAGAATGTCAGATCGACATTCTCGATTGTTAATCCCAACGGGAGGGCGAAAGCCCTCCCCTCTATCTCGGTATTTATTACATAGGCGGCATTTATTATGAGCACCAAAGCAAAAGAACTGCTGAAATTCGCGCAGGAACTCGCACCGTCAATCAGCGACTGGTACAGCTTTCACAACGCGCTGTTTGGAATCCATGGGAAACTCGGCAAGCTGTTCAAGACTCAGGAGGAACGGGAAGCCTTTTTCAATACGATTGAGTATCGGAAGATCGATAAGCTGGCGAAGGACATTGAACAGCGACAGAACGATTCCAAAGAGGCCAAGATACTTGTTCGCCTTCCGGAGTCGCTGAAAGAGCAGCTGACGAGTGAAGCTGAACTGGGCGGCTACAAGAGCGTTAATGATCTGTGCATTAAAAAGCTGGCACAGCCTGTTGAAACGCTGGTATAATTGAATTGGGGCCGGGTGCCTCTGAATTCCTTTCGTGTTGAAAGAAATTAGTAACTTGTATGGGGCACCTGGTTCCTTTTGTGGGGATCGCCGTGATTACTGCAGCGCCAAACTGGGAAGTCTATCAATACATTCTCGGGCTGATTGCCGTGTGTGAATGGGGCAACGATTGCAAATACTATAAGCGGCTTTGTCAGGTCGCTGCAGAATGCTTACCGGTTCCAGAGTCAACCGGGGTTTACGATGTTCTCACAGCTGATGAGCCGCCGACTGAAGAGCAGGGACGGCGCGTTGCTTTGATACTCGCGAAGCGCGCGGTTGAATTGCATTGGGAACTGTAGCTGCTAAACAATGATCAGATCAAACTTCCGATCATGCGACGTCTCACCTTCGATCACGCGTTCTGCATTGAACAGCTGCTGAATCGCTTCTGACAGATCCTTGTCCTTCGCGCGGTTCGTGTCATCAACGACAATCACCGTTCCTTTTATGACAAGCCTGATAATTATATCCAGAACGCCATTTCGGTTTCCCTCGCCCGCGGGGCCATCAATTAGGATGCAGTGGAATGGCCCCTGCGGTATGGTGTCATAGAAACCTAAACTATTCAGGTCGGAAAAAATAATCGTAGTGTCTTCGGATGGTGAATGAGACTTTACCAGATCGATGTACTGCCGGCTGTTATCGATTGCCGTGTGCCGGTGGCCAGCATAATCAAAGAGCAGGGTGCTCAGGCCACAACCGAACTCCAGCGTTTTTGAATTCGGCTGGATGTGCAGAGCAATCGCGTTCCACACTTCCTTACCGATTGCCCCCTTCGATAAATCCTTTTTCTCATTCCAAACTTGAGAAACTGCATCATAAAAAGCCATAGTCCGCTTTTCCTTTTACTTGTGAACAAAGACAACGTTTGCTGAGTAGTCGAACTTTCGGAACTCAGAATTGAACGGGTAACCTTCAGCCCAGAAACGGAAGTCCCTGTAGGCAACCTGGTTGTAGACAGCCATGTTCAGATTCTTTCTGCCCGCCCTGATCAGGTTAAATTCTCCGCAGAGCTTGATAGCAAATTCCTTTGCGGCCTCGTATTTACCGCCCCAGTGACCGCTTGCCAGGATCGTCTGATTCAGACTCTCAGGCGGTACGTCTCCATAGGCCTGTTTGAATTTGTTGACCATCCACCGACCGTCTGGAGTCGCGAGGTTGTTCTTCCACTCGATGCGTTCGATGCCTAAAAACAGATCGTGTTCGGGGAACAGTTCCAGCATCACCTCCGGCCTGCGATTCATTCGCACGTCGAACAGGTCGCAGTACCAGACCGTTTCGTACTGGTGATGATTCAGCCAGTCGAGAATGCAGAAGTGGCGATAGTCGCAAATGGAATAGGTCGGGGAGACGGGAACCCGCACGAACTGAACCAGATCGCTCGACCATTTTTCGCAAAACGGATTGGAAAGCAGGTCATGAAAGATGATCAACTCCACTCCAAGCCGTTCGCAATCTGAAATCAGAGGTTCGACTTTAGAATCGTCATCGGCCAGCATCTGGCCTTTCCCCTGTGGATCGGGAAAGCCAGTGAAGTAGCAGCTAAAAAGCATTAAGGTTCAGTCCTCTTGAGTAAGTCCGCTTTATTTTGGATCCAGTGTTCGGAGACGTTGCCTTCAATTCTGAAATACTCAGAAACGGCTGAGGTCCAGTTCCGTTCTTCCGGATCCGGAAGAACTTCGACAACCGGGCATTTCTTCCAGTCGTCTTTTAATAGTTCTCTCCCGTTTTGTGACAAGCCCGAAATG
This window of the Gimesia fumaroli genome carries:
- a CDS encoding site-specific integrase, producing the protein MILSFRKKLIDDNLSINTIVPNLKTIYYVLVSCQKAGLIKDVPDFGVPLEEEPPTPDPVPFDDLARFLEHTHVAKWPLDPEYWNRYVGFAYLTGLRRDDLKAIERKHCNEHRIKYKASKTKKTHVYPMPVWLWRMVKPQAAGRLFTVSPKRIYREMRRICNAAGIEYFTPKNIRVLSCNEWESARENCGAVIQGGAIKGWSKATGNYMTTHGLLFKGVHKLRIPSPFLTEEERNKEVNDRQRWHQMFEKLPTQMREHILGLGENMIQGS
- a CDS encoding methyltransferase domain-containing protein; translation: MAFYDAVSQVWNEKKDLSKGAIGKEVWNAIALHIQPNSKTLEFGCGLSTLLFDYAGHRHTAIDNSRQYIDLVKSHSPSEDTTIIFSDLNSLGFYDTIPQGPFHCILIDGPAGEGNRNGVLDIIIRLVIKGTVIVVDDTNRAKDKDLSEAIQQLFNAERVIEGETSHDRKFDLIIV
- a CDS encoding zinc ribbon domain-containing protein, encoding MIEFQCPHCEHRIKAQINAAGIRSKCPRCKANLTVPMPDQVEPLRHDLLLEPEDFLEEEPVNKRIIDSRIKDAAKTGVEKVGRIAKLTLIIGGGGFAFLILVAVLMNLANPDAALKSRSERLEKEIEELRGRNKELEQKVALTPKVASGAPVQDEKKQAVTRKRKSPRTGDITMISGGSGYLAVDSKSHSRMMKLAIAKDDIGLSQMVLQGKIIATPIGTKVRMIDPGFLTCGVRIIDGPHSGKYCIVPVEFVSGVFN